From the genome of Candidatus Desulfarcum epimagneticum, one region includes:
- a CDS encoding conserved hypothetical protein (Evidence 4 : Unknown function but conserved in other organisms), with protein sequence MTQKNDLVLIYFKDVPTVFARVDQIDPDPKPGWYHVTLLFLQVPLQTMVWLLRDAQINGEEFTMDGNRIRMEKIPPSIEKPRRDEEKEEAKTPPASGKMISLSERRPKKNP encoded by the coding sequence ATGACTCAGAAAAATGACCTGGTCCTGATTTATTTCAAAGATGTTCCCACGGTTTTCGCCCGCGTCGACCAGATTGACCCGGACCCAAAGCCCGGCTGGTACCATGTGACGCTGCTGTTTCTCCAGGTTCCCCTTCAGACGATGGTCTGGCTTCTTCGGGACGCGCAGATCAACGGGGAGGAATTCACCATGGACGGGAACCGGATCCGCATGGAAAAAATACCCCCCTCCATTGAAAAGCCCCGCCGGGATGAGGAAAAGGAAGAGGCGAAAACGCCCCCGGCGTCGGGAAAGATGATCTCTTTGTCCGAAAGAAGGCCGAAAAAAAACCCATGA
- the queF gene encoding NADPH-dependent 7-cyano-7-deazaguanine reductase, with translation MTAKKAAPKPPYAIEDPGSVKAGILDPIDYAYSGKRDIDIVIRQPEFTSVCPMTGLPDYATISVRYTPDQKIIELKSLKYYLLQYRNVGIFYEHVVNRILDDLCERIKPKRMEVTGEFTARGGIDARVSAAYPASEGG, from the coding sequence ATGACCGCAAAAAAAGCCGCCCCCAAACCGCCCTATGCCATTGAAGATCCCGGCTCTGTGAAGGCCGGGATTCTCGATCCCATCGACTACGCCTACAGCGGGAAAAGAGACATCGATATCGTGATTCGCCAGCCCGAGTTCACATCGGTCTGCCCCATGACGGGTCTTCCGGATTACGCGACCATTTCCGTGCGGTACACGCCGGATCAAAAAATCATCGAGTTGAAATCCCTGAAGTATTACCTGCTTCAGTACCGGAACGTGGGGATTTTTTATGAGCATGTGGTCAACCGGATACTGGACGATTTGTGTGAAAGGATCAAACCCAAAAGAATGGAAGTGACGGGGGAATTCACCGCCCGGGGGGGGATCGACGCCCGGGTGTCGGCGGCCTATCCGGCGTCGGAAGGCGGCTGA
- the dus gene encoding putative tRNA-dihydrouridine synthase (Evidence 3 : Putative function from multiple computational evidences) → MKIGSVTLENPLVLAPLAGITHLAFRFLAKEEGCALVCSEMISANGLVRGSAKTRKMLESDPKERPLSVQIFGSEPPVMAEAARMVEEAGADILDINFGCSVRKILKSGSGSALMKSPRNAETLIKAVRKAIQIPLTIKIRSGWDPSGEDALKIAEIAEDQGVDAIAVHPRTARQGFSGTADWSVIAAVKRAVSIPVTGNGDVTRPGDVLRMMAETGCDAVMIGRAAIGNPWIFSQAAALLKGDETKEPSLSERFRVMKRFLEGCVALFGEKNACRMMRSRLPWFVKGLPHSSRFRESVKQVSSQKEAGERIESYRGFLEERRPGPQPPSDAG, encoded by the coding sequence ATGAAAATCGGTTCCGTGACGCTTGAAAATCCCCTGGTTCTGGCCCCCCTGGCCGGCATCACCCATCTTGCCTTTCGCTTCCTGGCAAAGGAAGAGGGCTGCGCCCTGGTGTGCTCGGAAATGATCAGCGCCAACGGCCTGGTCCGGGGCTCGGCCAAAACCCGTAAGATGCTGGAAAGCGATCCTAAGGAAAGGCCCCTTTCCGTCCAGATTTTCGGCTCCGAGCCGCCGGTCATGGCCGAGGCGGCCCGGATGGTGGAGGAGGCGGGCGCCGATATTCTGGACATCAACTTCGGGTGCTCGGTGAGAAAAATCCTGAAAAGCGGCTCAGGCTCGGCCCTGATGAAATCCCCCCGAAACGCCGAGACGCTGATCAAAGCCGTTCGAAAGGCCATTCAAATCCCTTTGACCATCAAAATTCGGAGCGGGTGGGACCCCTCGGGGGAGGACGCCCTGAAAATCGCCGAGATCGCCGAAGACCAGGGCGTGGACGCCATCGCGGTTCATCCCAGGACCGCCCGGCAGGGCTTTTCCGGAACCGCCGACTGGTCCGTGATCGCCGCCGTCAAGAGGGCCGTGTCCATTCCGGTGACGGGAAACGGCGACGTGACCCGCCCCGGGGATGTCTTGAGGATGATGGCCGAAACCGGGTGCGACGCCGTGATGATCGGAAGGGCGGCCATCGGAAATCCCTGGATTTTTTCCCAGGCCGCCGCCCTTTTAAAGGGGGACGAAACAAAGGAGCCGTCTTTGTCCGAGCGGTTCCGCGTCATGAAACGGTTCCTGGAGGGCTGCGTGGCGCTTTTCGGGGAAAAAAACGCCTGCCGCATGATGCGAAGCCGTCTTCCCTGGTTTGTCAAGGGGCTTCCCCACAGCTCCCGGTTCAGAGAATCGGTCAAACAGGTGTCCAGCCAAAAAGAGGCCGGGGAGCGGATAGAGTCCTACCGGGGTTTTTTAGAAGAGCGCCGCCCCGGCCCTCAGCCGCCTTCCGACGCCGGATAG
- a CDS encoding DNA photolyase, translating to MTRAGKITISASRRTDIPAFYMEWLMDRIVNRGFFETVNPYSRKTSVVPAGPDQVGAIVFWSKNFGPFLKEKRGETLLKKGFHLYFHFTLNSKDRLLEPRVPPLEDRLEQMKALSERFGAQNVNWRFDPVCFYRTSGKSRHNLADFPVIAETAARGGVASCVTSFMDHYPKISRRIPAQSGFGFFDPPLSRKIETALRMENLLAPMGIALSLCCEKAVLEGLPAESNIQKSACVPNDFFIREFGGPLSTSRDRGQRPGCGCMVSVDVGVYHLHPCPHDCLFCYANPQSARLPETPGKNPGRKNGGRFQ from the coding sequence ATGACGCGAGCCGGGAAAATCACGATTTCGGCGTCCCGCAGGACCGACATTCCGGCCTTTTACATGGAATGGCTCATGGACCGGATTGTCAACAGGGGTTTTTTTGAGACCGTCAATCCCTACAGCCGGAAAACCTCCGTTGTCCCGGCCGGCCCCGATCAAGTGGGGGCCATCGTGTTCTGGTCCAAAAATTTCGGCCCCTTTTTAAAGGAAAAGCGCGGGGAGACTCTGCTTAAAAAAGGCTTTCACCTTTATTTCCACTTTACCCTCAACTCAAAGGACCGTCTCCTGGAGCCCCGCGTTCCGCCCCTTGAGGACCGTCTGGAGCAGATGAAGGCCCTGTCGGAGCGGTTCGGCGCCCAAAACGTCAACTGGCGCTTTGATCCGGTGTGCTTTTACCGAACGAGCGGGAAATCCCGGCACAATCTGGCCGACTTTCCCGTCATCGCCGAAACGGCGGCCCGGGGGGGCGTCGCCTCGTGCGTGACCAGCTTCATGGACCATTATCCCAAAATCAGCCGAAGAATCCCCGCCCAAAGCGGCTTTGGTTTTTTCGACCCGCCTCTTTCCCGAAAGATCGAAACCGCCCTTCGCATGGAGAATCTTTTGGCGCCCATGGGAATCGCGCTTTCCCTGTGCTGCGAAAAGGCGGTCCTGGAGGGTCTGCCCGCCGAGTCGAATATTCAAAAAAGCGCCTGTGTGCCCAACGATTTTTTCATCCGGGAATTCGGCGGCCCCCTTTCCACTTCCCGGGACCGGGGCCAGCGGCCCGGATGCGGGTGCATGGTCTCGGTGGATGTGGGCGTTTACCATCTCCACCCCTGCCCCCATGACTGCCTGTTCTGCTACGCCAATCCCCAATCGGCCCGTCTCCCCGAAACCCCCGGGAAAAATCCGGGGAGGAAAAATGGAGGCCGTTTTCAATGA
- a CDS encoding conserved hypothetical protein (Evidence 4 : Unknown function but conserved in other organisms): protein MKRYEGVYNWDGWGGKLRLASGSCMLWIFDFAGEKKKDNLMFLKPILAIVRDVPKTSPSFGEVSIRSCVGHIATSVVRDFGLDPQRMLWVEHYPRTRYGSGDERLIEEAFFLTDFEWSEGRALSPKRREASPGMADQIRGLLKKGAL, encoded by the coding sequence ATGAAACGATACGAGGGCGTGTATAACTGGGACGGCTGGGGCGGCAAGCTTCGTCTGGCAAGCGGAAGCTGCATGCTCTGGATATTTGATTTCGCCGGTGAGAAAAAGAAAGACAATCTGATGTTTTTAAAACCCATTCTGGCCATCGTCCGGGACGTCCCCAAAACGTCGCCCTCTTTTGGGGAAGTGTCCATACGAAGCTGCGTCGGCCATATCGCCACATCCGTGGTCCGGGATTTCGGTCTGGACCCCCAGCGCATGCTGTGGGTGGAGCATTACCCCCGGACCCGTTACGGCTCGGGAGACGAGCGTCTCATCGAGGAGGCGTTTTTCCTCACGGACTTCGAGTGGTCCGAAGGCCGGGCGCTGAGCCCCAAAAGACGGGAGGCGAGCCCCGGCATGGCGGATCAGATCCGGGGGCTTTTAAAAAAGGGGGCTTTATGA
- a CDS encoding conserved exported hypothetical protein (Evidence 4 : Unknown function but conserved in other organisms), producing MARLATILIILLMASWAHAYDGEPKEQVAAFFKDYSAGKQAVAIDKLYSKNPLSGQRAEQLTLMKQRAGSVQALYGSFLGTENIHTEALSPSLVRIVELARHERHPVLWEFYFYKSKNQWFAAQVMFEDQFQVAGAKK from the coding sequence ATGGCAAGGTTGGCGACGATACTGATCATATTGTTAATGGCCTCCTGGGCCCATGCGTATGATGGCGAACCCAAGGAACAGGTGGCCGCGTTTTTCAAAGACTATTCGGCCGGAAAACAAGCGGTGGCGATTGACAAACTTTATTCCAAAAATCCGCTGTCGGGCCAAAGGGCCGAGCAGCTCACCCTTATGAAACAGCGCGCAGGCTCAGTCCAGGCGCTTTACGGTTCATTTCTCGGAACTGAAAATATACACACAGAGGCGCTTTCCCCGTCTTTGGTAAGAATTGTCGAACTCGCCCGGCATGAGCGTCATCCTGTTTTGTGGGAGTTTTATTTTTACAAATCAAAAAACCAATGGTTTGCGGCCCAGGTGATGTTTGAGGATCAGTTTCAGGTGGCCGGCGCGAAGAAATAG
- a CDS encoding hypothetical protein (Evidence 5 : Unknown function) gives MDQSYVENEEKRIVVNNGKFGFYVIRYVGQILGLSFIGIGLWYAHDDGFGPAFRVSLMALFPIFLSIYLMIVIGFRNFAYKAEIDPEKKEIVFYMCRKEDMIAKTQNINSMIRNLYLTFNLDGKKIVFPDQGNLEFLKALNDMKPITWKFLAGIIKKDLEAMD, from the coding sequence ATGGATCAATCATACGTTGAGAACGAAGAGAAACGCATTGTGGTGAACAACGGGAAATTCGGTTTTTATGTAATCAGATATGTGGGCCAAATTTTAGGGCTGTCTTTCATTGGCATCGGGCTTTGGTATGCTCACGATGACGGTTTTGGCCCGGCATTTCGAGTATCATTAATGGCTCTTTTTCCGATTTTTTTGTCTATTTATTTGATGATAGTGATAGGCTTCCGAAACTTTGCGTATAAGGCGGAAATCGATCCTGAAAAAAAAGAGATTGTTTTTTATATGTGCAGAAAAGAAGATATGATTGCAAAAACTCAAAATATCAATTCCATGATTAGGAATCTTTATTTGACCTTTAATCTGGACGGGAAAAAGATCGTCTTCCCGGACCAGGGAAACCTGGAGTTTTTAAAGGCCCTCAACGACATGAAACCCATCACCTGGAAATTTTTAGCCGGAATCATCAAAAAAGACCTTGAGGCCATGGACTGA